The Bacteroidota bacterium genome window below encodes:
- a CDS encoding universal stress protein: protein MKKILVPTDFSSDAANAVKFAYHYCKEKGCKFSLMNVYNFAVYDPNMPPEILSDVIKQSSENSSEGLNLLIEEFQKSYPDFKDFVDDKITAEGNTIQAIEKTVDEGKFDFIIMGTKGASGIEEVIIGSNAYSVLEKSKVPVLVVPEKSEYKGFNNILYPIDLTCSEIPAVNQIKEIVDLKKSDLTFLHLSGELEDDLTDDEKKCFDELRENLADTSCKFEFAKCVNVSDCIEKMVHTLKADLIVVSKKKRDFLDNLFHKSISKKLACHTDVPLLALHK, encoded by the coding sequence ATGAAAAAGATTCTGGTTCCAACTGACTTTTCAAGCGATGCTGCAAATGCCGTAAAATTCGCATATCATTACTGTAAAGAAAAAGGATGTAAGTTTTCCTTAATGAATGTTTACAACTTTGCAGTTTACGATCCTAACATGCCGCCTGAAATTTTATCTGACGTAATAAAGCAATCATCTGAAAATTCTTCAGAAGGTTTAAATTTATTAATAGAGGAATTTCAAAAATCATATCCTGACTTCAAAGATTTTGTAGACGATAAAATTACTGCCGAAGGAAATACAATACAGGCTATCGAAAAAACTGTTGATGAAGGGAAGTTTGATTTTATTATAATGGGCACTAAAGGGGCAAGCGGAATTGAAGAAGTGATTATTGGCAGCAATGCTTATTCAGTTCTTGAAAAATCCAAAGTTCCGGTTTTAGTTGTCCCGGAAAAATCTGAGTACAAAGGTTTTAATAATATTTTATATCCGATAGATCTGACATGCTCTGAAATTCCTGCTGTAAATCAGATTAAGGAAATAGTTGATTTAAAAAAATCAGACTTAACTTTCCTGCATCTCAGCGGAGAGCTTGAAGATGATTTAACTGACGATGAAAAAAAGTGTTTCGATGAACTAAGAGAAAATCTGGCAGATACAAGCTGCAAGTTTGAATTTGCAAAGTGCGTGAATGTCTCTGACTGTATAGAAAAAATGGTTCATACTTTGAAAGCAGATTTAATTGTAGTCTCCAAAAAGAAAAGGGATTTTCTTGATAATCTCTTTCATAAAAGTATTTCGAAAAAGCTTGCATGCCATACTGATGTACCGCTGCTGGCCCTTCACAAATAA
- a CDS encoding cellulose biosynthesis cyclic di-GMP-binding regulatory protein BcsB — MKNLFIFMSRTVFLVLITGIIALSSANIAFSGTPRTYDIQMFETDQYNKGPVSSSVFFFDSKPYVEDYTNITLDVIYSNAEIILPRVSFITIAVNNIPLASREVNSRNPDTASFKVTIPKDKLLPGFNEIKIVSILRTSDDPCKDIYNNACWLRILKSSTMHIEAVLNNNYPLYYYPYPYIDTYMKNPIQASVFLPQKPSTNEIENVLKLISDWGIGSPFGNFNFKVSTDATGVPGKQIKVGDITKLGTDGFGVSEGNGLVKREGGPDRDPILFVSGKGTEGLNKSVSALTNTGMVNQMDSTVSIITKFPNVTNTNKKSTKAGLFTLNQLGFPQIVLAGIFNQRKAFIFRRPLNYDISNDSYIKVNYYHSEVMNPRMSILVIYINGVPVGSAALNETNAKGGSFTVKIPDSELDKNEWSIEFSAYHEIGGIKDINCDHWYDELTWTVVEGTSELYLSPGNYSAPPSLKNIPFAITDNGLSSDPIVFWLPAKMTDAHLTLAGLLAAKSGQANHQLTGYRVVVGETLDDSLKKSSTIVMLAYQNEGARWNTLKDKLPVTPQGQGYAVDKNFNTINNELATSSAILQACVNPWNSKGVIYSIMVDNDNTVNTVNNILINRESFMKLNGPLCLVKKDGRIVEVSPARSMFKNVEKTTNVKLWYFLVGAVLILALLLIIFRRKIFRQK, encoded by the coding sequence ATGAAAAATCTCTTCATTTTTATGAGCAGAACTGTTTTTCTGGTTTTGATCACAGGAATAATAGCACTCTCATCTGCAAACATAGCGTTTTCGGGCACGCCTAGAACTTATGATATCCAAATGTTCGAGACTGACCAGTACAATAAAGGACCGGTAAGTTCTTCGGTTTTCTTTTTTGACTCAAAACCTTACGTTGAGGATTATACAAACATTACTCTCGACGTAATCTATTCAAATGCAGAGATTATCTTGCCTCGTGTGAGTTTCATAACTATCGCTGTTAATAATATTCCCCTGGCTAGCCGTGAGGTGAATTCCAGAAATCCTGATACTGCTTCCTTTAAGGTAACCATCCCTAAAGACAAGCTTTTACCGGGATTCAATGAAATCAAGATTGTTTCAATCTTAAGAACATCTGATGACCCTTGTAAAGATATCTATAATAATGCTTGCTGGCTTAGAATTTTAAAAAGCTCAACAATGCATATAGAGGCAGTTCTTAATAATAACTACCCTCTATATTATTATCCTTATCCTTACATCGATACTTATATGAAGAACCCGATTCAGGCATCGGTATTTCTTCCACAGAAACCTTCAACAAATGAAATTGAGAACGTATTGAAATTAATCAGCGACTGGGGCATCGGCTCACCGTTCGGTAATTTCAATTTCAAAGTCAGCACAGATGCAACCGGAGTTCCCGGAAAACAAATTAAAGTCGGTGATATTACAAAATTAGGAACAGACGGATTCGGCGTTAGCGAAGGCAACGGTCTTGTAAAACGCGAAGGCGGACCTGACAGAGACCCTATTTTATTCGTATCAGGAAAAGGAACTGAAGGCTTAAATAAATCAGTTTCTGCTCTTACAAATACAGGAATGGTAAACCAGATGGACTCTACAGTTTCCATTATTACCAAATTCCCGAACGTAACCAACACAAATAAGAAATCAACTAAAGCAGGTTTATTCACCTTAAATCAGCTTGGTTTCCCGCAAATAGTTTTAGCAGGTATCTTCAATCAAAGAAAAGCATTCATTTTCAGAAGACCATTAAATTACGACATCAGCAACGATTCATACATCAAAGTAAATTACTATCACTCGGAAGTAATGAATCCGAGAATGTCCATTCTTGTTATCTATATTAATGGCGTTCCTGTAGGTTCTGCAGCATTAAATGAAACCAATGCAAAGGGCGGTTCATTCACAGTTAAAATTCCGGACAGCGAACTTGATAAAAACGAATGGTCAATTGAATTCTCAGCTTACCATGAAATCGGTGGTATCAAAGACATTAACTGCGACCACTGGTATGATGAATTAACATGGACAGTAGTAGAAGGAACATCAGAGCTTTACCTTTCACCTGGTAACTACAGCGCTCCTCCTTCATTAAAGAATATTCCTTTTGCAATTACAGATAACGGTTTATCTTCAGATCCTATAGTTTTCTGGCTTCCTGCAAAAATGACAGATGCTCACCTTACTTTAGCAGGTTTACTTGCAGCTAAATCAGGTCAGGCAAATCATCAGTTAACAGGTTACAGAGTAGTAGTCGGCGAAACATTAGATGACAGTTTAAAGAAATCTTCAACTATCGTAATGCTTGCTTATCAGAATGAAGGCGCAAGATGGAATACATTAAAAGACAAACTTCCTGTAACTCCGCAAGGACAGGGATATGCAGTTGATAAGAATTTTAATACAATCAATAACGAGTTAGCAACATCCAGCGCAATCTTACAGGCATGCGTAAACCCATGGAACTCTAAGGGAGTCATATACTCCATCATGGTTGATAACGATAACACAGTTAACACAGTCAATAATATTCTGATTAACAGAGAGTCGTTCATGAAACTGAACGGACCGCTTTGCTTAGTCAAAAAAGACGGAAGAATTGTTGAAGTAAGTCCTGCAAGAAGCATGTTCAAGAACGTAGAAAAAACTACGAACGTAAAATTATGGTACTTCTTAGTAGGCGCAGTATTAATATTAGCATTACTCTTGATTATTTTCAGAAGAAAGATTTTCAGACAAAAATAA
- a CDS encoding glycosyltransferase — protein sequence MYTEETRGILANYLKELLKKYGVNNEKFLGTASNEQNYINILRDKKVLLDDEFFRHLAKDLNLEYIEKSALRNKSNLAMGLPFNVIKKNLIFILSVSAKKVKIATANPFNFKLFKELGKIFKRDIEICVATIDAIEESLDYGYREIHTYKALGELRDRAPEESAFTVLYKWQKIFIICCAIFLIICLILAPIGTTFILFLSVNLLYFFLNPFKLYISLRGFENSGKGITVTEAEVRNLNEDNLPLYTVLIPVYKEAEVLSDIIINMNRMDYPKDKLDIKVLVEEKDDITLNEAKRLGLIGGRPEVMLGNMSAEEYQEYTKIFEILIVPDADIKTKPRACNYGLYRARGEYTCIYDAEDEPDIDQLKKAIIAFSKVDDSYICLQGHLNFYNPKENLLARWFSLEYSFWFDYWLQGLDFVDAPLPLGGTSNHFKTKTLKQLGGWDPYNVTEDADLGIRISIRNYNTAMLNSYTLEEANLEVWNWIRQRSRWFKGYMQTFLVHMRFPLRFIRGLGWKKFAFFMFTFGGNILLPLINPLLWIVTILTLFFPAASDYLFPPELQTICEFNLILGNLIYIVLHIGPYLLKRNYGSIPVALTIPIYWIMISIGAWKGFAQLITKPFYWEKTTHGLSSFSKKSAFVSVQQ from the coding sequence ATGTACACAGAAGAAACCAGAGGCATACTCGCTAATTATCTTAAAGAGCTTCTAAAAAAGTACGGCGTTAATAATGAAAAATTCTTAGGAACCGCTTCCAATGAGCAGAACTATATCAATATCTTACGCGATAAGAAAGTTCTTTTAGACGATGAATTCTTCAGACATCTTGCCAAGGACCTGAACCTTGAGTACATCGAGAAATCTGCCCTTCGCAACAAGAGCAATCTTGCAATGGGTCTGCCGTTCAATGTTATCAAAAAGAATTTAATTTTTATTCTAAGCGTTTCCGCAAAGAAAGTTAAGATAGCTACCGCTAATCCTTTCAACTTCAAACTTTTCAAAGAACTCGGTAAAATTTTCAAACGCGATATTGAGATATGTGTTGCGACAATTGATGCTATCGAAGAATCACTTGATTACGGCTACCGTGAAATTCATACTTACAAAGCACTTGGTGAACTAAGAGACAGAGCACCTGAAGAATCAGCATTCACAGTTTTATACAAATGGCAGAAGATATTTATTATCTGCTGCGCAATCTTCCTGATTATATGTCTTATCCTCGCTCCGATAGGCACAACGTTTATATTATTTCTTTCAGTTAATCTTTTATACTTCTTCTTAAATCCGTTCAAGCTTTATATATCGCTCCGCGGATTTGAAAACTCGGGTAAAGGTATTACAGTTACTGAAGCAGAAGTAAGAAACCTTAACGAAGATAATCTTCCTTTATACACAGTGCTTATTCCTGTTTATAAAGAGGCTGAAGTTCTTTCAGATATTATCATCAACATGAACAGAATGGATTATCCTAAGGATAAGCTTGATATCAAAGTTCTTGTTGAAGAAAAAGATGATATTACTTTAAACGAAGCAAAACGCCTTGGACTTATCGGCGGAAGACCTGAAGTTATGCTTGGCAATATGTCAGCAGAAGAATATCAGGAATACACAAAAATTTTTGAAATACTCATTGTACCCGATGCCGATATTAAAACAAAGCCCCGCGCATGCAACTACGGGCTTTACAGAGCGCGCGGTGAATATACCTGTATCTATGACGCAGAAGATGAACCGGATATTGACCAGCTTAAAAAAGCTATCATTGCTTTCAGTAAAGTTGATGACTCCTACATTTGTTTACAAGGCCACTTGAATTTTTACAACCCGAAAGAAAATCTTCTTGCAAGATGGTTCTCGCTTGAGTATTCTTTCTGGTTCGATTACTGGCTGCAGGGACTTGACTTCGTTGACGCTCCCCTACCGCTCGGAGGTACAAGCAATCACTTTAAAACAAAAACTTTAAAGCAGCTTGGCGGCTGGGACCCTTACAACGTAACTGAAGATGCAGATTTAGGTATTCGTATCTCTATCAGAAATTATAATACAGCAATGTTGAATTCATACACTCTTGAAGAAGCAAATCTTGAAGTGTGGAACTGGATTCGTCAGCGCTCACGCTGGTTCAAAGGCTACATGCAGACCTTCCTTGTACACATGAGATTCCCGTTAAGATTTATCCGCGGACTCGGCTGGAAGAAGTTTGCATTCTTTATGTTTACATTCGGCGGAAACATTCTGCTTCCTTTGATTAATCCCCTGCTATGGATTGTAACAATTTTAACATTGTTCTTCCCTGCTGCATCGGATTATCTTTTCCCGCCGGAGCTTCAGACAATCTGCGAATTCAATTTAATTCTCGGTAACTTAATTTATATCGTTCTGCATATCGGACCATATTTGTTAAAACGAAATTACGGGTCTATTCCCGTTGCTCTTACAATTCCGATCTACTGGATTA
- a CDS encoding response regulator: MENVRIIIVDDDVSIVQTIKEILELTGYDTDTADTAKEGLEKIRRNDYNLALFDIMLPDMLGTELLAEAHKEKPKMKKIMVTGFASLENAVLALNSGADAYIMKPVNPENLLKVIEEKLIEQEKEERINEDKVSDWIEDRLNNLDT, from the coding sequence ATGGAAAATGTTAGAATTATTATTGTCGATGATGACGTAAGTATCGTTCAGACAATCAAGGAAATCCTTGAGCTGACCGGTTACGACACTGATACTGCCGATACTGCAAAAGAAGGTCTGGAAAAAATCAGAAGAAACGATTACAATCTCGCATTGTTCGATATTATGCTTCCTGATATGCTCGGCACTGAGCTGTTAGCTGAGGCGCACAAGGAAAAACCGAAAATGAAAAAGATAATGGTAACGGGTTTTGCAAGTTTAGAAAATGCTGTGCTTGCTTTGAACTCCGGCGCCGATGCTTATATTATGAAGCCTGTTAATCCTGAAAATCTTTTGAAGGTTATCGAGGAAAAACTTATCGAACAGGAAAAAGAAGAAAGAATAAACGAAGATAAAGTAAGCGACTGGATCGAAGACAGATTAAACAATCTGGATACTTAA
- a CDS encoding PAS domain S-box protein: protein MSAKRVLFVEDNKLEQQVFLQYMKFHKLPYEFSVAGSVAEAKEILTKERFDVAITDYFLGDGIALDLFEMLTATPVIVIRGAGDEETAIKAMKAGAYDYFVKSSNKNHLKLLPLTLDNAIKQKENESKIKILSNALMSINDAVFITNLNDQIIYVNNSFTKIYGYTFAEVMGKASSVIWKDDEYNAYKNLLNSEKHNKKFEGEFTNCRKDGTTFPISLSVSHIKDNFSDQIVAYVCIARDITENKKIREELKKYSEELKKYSQGLEVKVDEQSRKLEEAKRFAAIGETATMVGHDLRNPLQVLVNTIFLAKMKLSPKFLEKNKNSVSETTTHTLQVFQEQVDYMNKIVSDLQDIARNIVVDWRDVQFKPYIEEIMTSIAHPYDIKLHLKLNPSLPPIKFDNGLMKRVLTNLLTNAVQAMEKMSGDIVLSADTEGGNFVVRISDEGTGIPDNVQPKLFQPLVTSKAKGMGMGLSVCKRIVEAHNGTLNLENNKKKGATAIIKIPLK from the coding sequence TTGTCAGCAAAAAGAGTACTATTTGTAGAAGACAACAAACTTGAGCAGCAGGTCTTCCTGCAATACATGAAGTTTCATAAACTCCCTTATGAATTTTCAGTTGCAGGCTCAGTTGCCGAAGCAAAAGAAATCCTCACGAAGGAACGTTTCGACGTTGCCATTACTGACTATTTCTTAGGCGATGGCATTGCTTTAGATTTATTTGAAATGCTTACTGCCACACCTGTAATTGTTATTAGAGGCGCAGGAGATGAAGAGACTGCCATCAAGGCGATGAAGGCAGGCGCTTATGATTACTTTGTAAAAAGCTCGAACAAAAATCACCTTAAGCTTTTACCGCTTACGCTTGATAATGCCATAAAGCAAAAAGAGAATGAAAGTAAAATTAAAATTCTCTCCAATGCTTTAATGAGCATCAACGATGCTGTTTTTATCACGAACCTTAATGACCAGATAATCTACGTTAATAATTCGTTTACAAAGATATACGGATACACATTTGCCGAAGTAATGGGTAAAGCATCAAGCGTTATCTGGAAAGACGACGAATACAACGCTTACAAAAACTTATTAAACTCCGAAAAGCATAATAAGAAGTTCGAAGGTGAATTTACAAACTGCAGAAAAGACGGAACTACATTCCCGATTTCTTTGTCAGTATCTCATATAAAGGATAACTTCAGCGATCAGATAGTTGCTTACGTCTGTATCGCAAGAGATATCACGGAGAACAAGAAAATCCGTGAGGAACTTAAAAAATATTCAGAAGAACTTAAGAAATACTCTCAGGGACTTGAAGTAAAAGTTGATGAGCAATCCAGGAAGCTTGAAGAAGCAAAACGATTTGCCGCTATCGGTGAAACTGCTACAATGGTCGGTCATGATTTAAGAAATCCTTTACAGGTTTTAGTTAATACTATCTTCCTTGCGAAGATGAAGCTAAGCCCTAAGTTCCTTGAAAAAAATAAGAACTCAGTATCAGAAACTACTACCCATACGCTTCAGGTATTTCAGGAGCAGGTAGATTACATGAATAAAATTGTTTCGGACTTGCAGGATATTGCCCGGAACATAGTAGTTGACTGGAGAGATGTTCAGTTCAAGCCATATATCGAAGAGATTATGACTTCAATTGCTCATCCTTACGATATAAAACTGCATTTAAAGCTCAACCCAAGTCTGCCCCCTATAAAATTTGATAACGGACTTATGAAAAGAGTTCTGACAAACCTTTTAACCAATGCAGTACAGGCAATGGAAAAGATGTCAGGCGATATTGTTTTATCTGCCGATACAGAAGGCGGCAACTTTGTAGTTAGAATTTCCGATGAAGGCACGGGTATTCCCGATAATGTACAGCCCAAGTTATTCCAGCCGCTTGTTACATCTAAAGCAAAAGGAATGGGAATGGGGTTATCTGTTTGTAAAAGAATAGTCGAAGCTCACAACGGAACTCTTAACTTAGAAAACAACAAGAAAAAAGGCGCAACAGCAATTATAAAAATCCCTTTAAAATAG